The Streptomyces sp. DH-12 genome has a window encoding:
- a CDS encoding DMT family transporter, with the protein MRAQSSATATVPIAVPAPPRGRGFGTLQAALGVVAFSLTFPATAWGLEGFGPWSLVAVRSVLAAVIAGGCLLALRVPLPARRHWPGLAVVAAGVVLGFPMLTTLALRTSTTAHAAVVVGLLPLTTALFSSLRTGSRPSRTFWAAALAGAAAVVAFTVRQSGGALTTADLYLFGALLVCAAGYTEGGRLAGAMPGWQVIGWALVLCLPLTLPVAAVALTAEPVRLTAHSVTGLLWVAAGSQFLGLIVWYRGMASIGIPKASQLQLAQPLLTLVWSVLLLGEHLPVAAPVTAIAVLVCIAVTQRARG; encoded by the coding sequence ATGAGAGCACAGAGTAGCGCTACTGCCACGGTTCCGATAGCGGTTCCCGCTCCCCCGCGCGGCCGTGGCTTCGGCACCCTCCAGGCCGCCCTCGGGGTGGTCGCCTTCTCCCTGACGTTCCCCGCCACCGCCTGGGGCCTGGAGGGCTTCGGCCCCTGGTCGCTGGTGGCGGTGCGCAGCGTGCTCGCGGCGGTGATCGCCGGGGGCTGTCTGCTGGCCCTGCGGGTCCCGCTGCCCGCCCGTCGCCACTGGCCGGGACTCGCGGTGGTGGCCGCGGGCGTGGTGCTCGGCTTCCCGATGCTGACCACACTGGCGCTGCGGACGTCCACCACCGCGCACGCCGCCGTGGTGGTGGGCCTGCTCCCGCTCACCACGGCGCTGTTCTCGTCCCTGCGGACGGGCTCGCGCCCCTCGCGCACCTTCTGGGCGGCGGCCCTCGCCGGCGCGGCGGCGGTGGTGGCGTTCACCGTGCGGCAGAGCGGCGGCGCGCTGACCACGGCGGACCTGTACCTGTTCGGGGCGCTGCTGGTCTGCGCGGCCGGCTACACCGAGGGGGGCCGGCTGGCCGGGGCGATGCCGGGCTGGCAGGTCATCGGCTGGGCACTGGTGCTGTGCCTGCCGCTCACCCTGCCGGTCGCCGCGGTCGCCCTGACCGCGGAGCCGGTCCGGCTGACCGCGCACAGCGTGACCGGCCTGCTGTGGGTGGCGGCGGGCTCGCAGTTCCTCGGCCTGATCGTCTGGTACCGCGGCATGGCGTCCATCGGCATCCCGAAGGCCAGCCAACTGCAACTCGCCCAGCCGCTGCTGACGCTGGTCTGGTCGGTGCTCCTCCTGGGCGAGCACCTGCCGGTGGCGGCCCCGGTCACGGCGATCGCCGTCCTGGTGTGCATCGCGGTGACGCAGCGGGCGCGGGGCTGA
- a CDS encoding PLP-dependent aminotransferase family protein has product MQESSSVGELAEQLRQELDRYSPGEKLPSSRALVERFRVSPVTVSRALARLAAEGLVVTRPGAGAFRAAPRTPAAPTGDTSWQEVALSADGAADLVPRSVDASGVLVSLAAPAPGVIEFNGGYLHPSLQPERAMAAALARAGRRPGAWGRPPMEGLPELREWFARAIGGPVTAAGVLVTAGGQSALTTALRALAPPGAPVLVESPTYPGMLAIARAAGLRPVPVPVDADGVRPSLLADAFRATGARVLVCQPLFQNPTGAVLAPERRAEVLRIARQAGAFVVEDDFVRRLVHEDAGPLPRPLAADDPDGVVVHVSSLTKATSPSFRVSALAAHGPVLERLRAIQIVDTFFVPRPLQEATLELVGSAAWPRHLRAVATALRTRRDAMTAALRLQLPGLALPHIPSGGYHLWLRLPDGASESALTAAALRAGVAVTPGRPYFSAEPPAGHLRLSFAAVAGAGEITEGVHRLRTAWSQVVG; this is encoded by the coding sequence ATGCAAGAGAGTAGCAGCGTCGGTGAACTGGCGGAACAGCTCCGACAGGAGCTGGACCGCTACTCTCCCGGTGAGAAGCTCCCGTCCAGCCGCGCCCTCGTCGAGCGGTTCCGGGTCAGCCCCGTGACCGTCTCCCGGGCCCTGGCGCGGCTCGCCGCCGAGGGGCTGGTCGTCACCCGGCCCGGCGCCGGCGCCTTCCGCGCCGCGCCCCGCACCCCGGCCGCCCCCACCGGGGACACCTCGTGGCAGGAGGTCGCCCTCAGCGCCGACGGCGCCGCCGACCTCGTCCCCCGCTCGGTCGACGCGTCCGGCGTCCTCGTCTCGCTCGCCGCCCCCGCCCCCGGGGTGATCGAGTTCAACGGCGGCTATCTGCACCCCTCGCTCCAGCCGGAGCGCGCCATGGCGGCCGCGCTGGCCCGCGCCGGACGCCGGCCCGGAGCGTGGGGCCGGCCGCCCATGGAGGGACTGCCGGAGCTGCGCGAATGGTTCGCGCGCGCCATCGGCGGACCCGTGACGGCGGCCGGCGTGCTGGTCACCGCGGGCGGACAGTCCGCCCTCACCACCGCCCTGCGCGCCCTCGCCCCGCCCGGCGCGCCCGTCCTCGTCGAGTCGCCCACCTACCCCGGCATGCTGGCCATCGCCCGCGCAGCGGGACTCCGCCCGGTGCCCGTCCCGGTCGACGCCGACGGCGTACGGCCGTCCCTGCTCGCCGACGCCTTCCGCGCGACCGGCGCCCGCGTCCTCGTCTGCCAGCCCCTCTTCCAGAACCCCACCGGCGCCGTCCTCGCCCCCGAGCGGCGCGCCGAGGTGCTGCGCATCGCCCGGCAGGCCGGCGCGTTCGTCGTCGAGGACGACTTCGTACGGCGGCTCGTGCACGAGGACGCGGGCCCGCTGCCGCGCCCGCTCGCCGCCGACGACCCCGACGGCGTGGTGGTGCACGTCAGCTCGCTGACCAAGGCCACCTCGCCCAGCTTCCGGGTGAGCGCCCTCGCCGCGCACGGCCCGGTGCTGGAGCGGCTGCGGGCCATCCAGATCGTCGACACCTTCTTCGTGCCGCGCCCGCTCCAGGAGGCCACCCTGGAACTCGTCGGCTCGGCCGCCTGGCCCCGCCACCTGCGCGCCGTCGCCACCGCCCTGCGCACCCGCCGCGACGCCATGACCGCGGCCCTCCGCCTCCAGCTGCCCGGCCTGGCCCTCCCGCACATCCCCTCCGGCGGCTACCACCTGTGGCTGCGCCTGCCCGACGGTGCGTCCGAGTCCGCCCTGACCGCCGCCGCCCTGCGCGCGGGCGTCGCCGTCACCCCCGGACGCCCCTACTTCAGCGCCGAACCGCCCGCCGGACACCTCCGCCTGAGCTTCGCCGCCGTGGCCGGCGCCGGCGAGATCACGGAGGGCGTGCACCGGCTGCGCACGGCCTGGTCCCAAGTGGTGGGATGA
- a CDS encoding GNAT family N-acetyltransferase, giving the protein MTVDPRLPEGYELSTDPARIDADTVHRWLSTDAYWALGRPRETQDRAIGGSLNFGVYDTVTGAQVAYARVITDRATFAWLCDVYVDPAVRGKGLGTALVTAVREEVRDYGVRRVLLATHDAHEVYAPLGFRPLERPDQWMALLFE; this is encoded by the coding sequence ATGACTGTCGACCCCCGCCTGCCCGAGGGCTACGAGCTCTCCACCGACCCCGCCCGGATCGACGCCGACACGGTGCACCGGTGGCTGTCCACCGACGCCTACTGGGCCCTCGGCCGCCCCCGCGAGACGCAGGACCGGGCGATCGGCGGCTCGCTCAACTTCGGCGTGTACGACACGGTCACGGGCGCGCAGGTCGCCTACGCCCGGGTCATCACCGACCGGGCCACCTTCGCCTGGCTGTGCGACGTGTACGTGGACCCCGCCGTCCGCGGCAAGGGCCTCGGCACCGCGCTCGTCACCGCCGTACGGGAGGAGGTGCGGGACTACGGCGTGCGGCGCGTGCTGCTGGCCACGCACGACGCGCACGAGGTGTACGCCCCGCTCGGGTTCCGGCCACTGGAGCGGCCCGACCAGTGGATGGCGCTCCTCTTCGAGTAG
- a CDS encoding histidine phosphatase family protein: protein MALRVTFVAAAGNSTVLSERFEDPRPLDRAGRGEVQRVAHELLPLAAADLRHCSPAPRSRTTGEGPGYAPLVRLALRGCDMGRRRGLTPGEAMAREPEAADAWLADPRSTPHGGESSQDFIGRVGGRLDTRPAEDGCRVVAVAEPSVIRAALVHALKAPPATCWNFDVRSLSTISVAGRPGRWSLRLENVSAQPLHA from the coding sequence ATGGCACTTCGGGTCACGTTCGTCGCCGCAGCGGGGAACTCCACGGTGCTGTCCGAGCGGTTCGAGGACCCCCGGCCGCTGGACCGGGCCGGACGGGGCGAGGTGCAACGCGTCGCGCACGAACTGCTGCCCCTGGCCGCGGCCGACCTGCGCCACTGCTCCCCGGCGCCGCGCAGCCGTACCACCGGGGAAGGGCCCGGCTACGCACCGCTCGTCCGACTCGCGCTGCGCGGCTGCGACATGGGGCGCCGGCGCGGACTGACCCCGGGGGAGGCGATGGCCCGCGAGCCGGAGGCGGCGGACGCCTGGCTCGCCGATCCGCGGTCCACACCGCACGGCGGGGAGTCCTCGCAGGACTTCATCGGACGCGTCGGCGGCCGGCTGGACACCCGGCCCGCCGAGGACGGCTGCCGGGTGGTCGCGGTGGCCGAACCGTCGGTGATCCGCGCGGCGCTCGTCCACGCGCTCAAGGCGCCGCCCGCCACCTGCTGGAACTTCGACGTCCGCTCGCTGTCGACGATCAGCGTCGCCGGGCGGCCGGGCCGGTGGAGCCTGCGCCTGGAGAACGTCTCGGCCCAGCCTCTGCACGCATAG
- a CDS encoding DUF6314 family protein has product MGEFWPVPDVLAYLSGRWRAERVVRDLASGDEGRFLGTVVFAPPEDGDGGGLLQRESGDFTWRGVTRPAERTLRFLPGPDGTADVRFADGQPFHDLDLRSGRHVAHHPCSADLYRGEFTVRDAGRWRAVWRVRGPAKDLELVTDHVREA; this is encoded by the coding sequence ATGGGCGAGTTCTGGCCGGTACCCGACGTACTGGCGTACCTGAGCGGCAGGTGGCGGGCCGAGCGCGTCGTGCGGGATCTCGCGAGCGGGGACGAGGGGCGGTTCCTGGGGACGGTGGTGTTCGCCCCGCCGGAGGACGGGGACGGTGGTGGCCTGCTGCAGCGGGAGTCCGGTGACTTCACCTGGCGGGGTGTCACCCGGCCCGCCGAGCGCACGCTCCGCTTCCTGCCCGGACCCGACGGCACCGCGGACGTGCGGTTCGCGGACGGCCAGCCGTTCCACGACCTGGACCTGCGGTCCGGCCGGCACGTCGCCCACCACCCCTGTTCGGCGGACCTCTACCGGGGTGAGTTCACCGTCCGGGACGCCGGCCGCTGGCGCGCGGTCTGGCGGGTGCGCGGTCCGGCGAAGGACCTGGAGCTCGTCACGGACCACGTGCGCGAGGCCTGA
- a CDS encoding beta-galactosidase encodes MTASEPGTVGHASPRGGPAALTFRDGTLLREGRPHRVLSGSLHYFRVHPDQWTDRLRRLAALGLNTVDTYVAWNFHERTPGDADFEGPRDLERFVRLAREEGLDVIVRPGPYICAEWDNGGLPAWLTDTPGMRLRTSHPPFLDAVGRWFDELIPRIAALQAGRDGPVVAVQIENEYGSYGDDHSYVRWVRDALVERGVTELLYTADGPTALMQDGGSLAGELAAATFGSRPAQAAALLRERRRGEPFFCAEFWNGWFDHWGEHHHVRSAGSAADALDGILAEGGSVSLYMAHGGTNFGLWSGANHDGERIQPTVTSYDSDAPIAEHGALTPKFFAVRERLAAVDPTVADRPVPADPPLLEPRSLELTRRAALLEALRATAEPVRAPVPLSFGELGQAAGLVLYAAEPLLPPGPVGLSVRDLHDRAQLFVDGEPVAVLDGDSSSVTVRGAGRRVRLELLVENQGRINYGPLLGQGKGILGGVLVDRRQVHNWSMYRLPLDEWTRQDVSRAASAAAPGGRAGFADARLEVAEPADTFVALPGFGKGFLWVNGTLLGRYWEIGPQRTLYLPRPLLHAGENVLTVLETERFGDRVVLRDRPDLGPPQEYVETFD; translated from the coding sequence ATGACCGCATCGGAGCCCGGCACCGTGGGACACGCGTCCCCCCGCGGCGGACCGGCCGCCCTCACCTTCCGGGACGGAACGCTGCTGCGGGAGGGACGGCCGCACCGCGTCCTGTCCGGCTCCCTGCACTACTTCCGGGTCCATCCGGACCAGTGGACCGACCGGCTCCGGCGGCTGGCCGCCCTCGGACTCAACACCGTCGACACCTACGTGGCCTGGAACTTCCACGAGCGCACTCCGGGCGACGCGGACTTCGAGGGTCCGCGCGACCTGGAGCGCTTCGTCCGGCTCGCCCGGGAGGAGGGGCTGGACGTCATCGTGCGACCGGGCCCCTACATCTGCGCGGAATGGGACAACGGCGGCCTGCCCGCCTGGCTCACGGACACCCCCGGCATGCGGCTGCGCACCTCCCACCCGCCCTTCCTGGACGCGGTGGGGCGCTGGTTCGACGAGCTGATCCCCCGGATCGCCGCCCTCCAGGCCGGCCGGGACGGACCGGTGGTGGCCGTGCAGATCGAGAACGAGTACGGCAGTTACGGCGACGACCACTCCTACGTCCGCTGGGTGCGGGACGCACTGGTCGAGCGTGGCGTCACCGAGCTGCTCTACACCGCCGACGGCCCGACGGCGCTCATGCAGGACGGCGGCTCCCTGGCCGGGGAACTGGCCGCCGCCACGTTCGGTTCCAGACCCGCGCAGGCCGCGGCGCTGCTGCGGGAGCGACGGCGGGGCGAGCCCTTCTTCTGCGCGGAGTTCTGGAACGGCTGGTTCGACCACTGGGGGGAGCACCACCACGTCCGGTCGGCCGGCAGCGCGGCGGACGCCCTGGACGGCATCCTCGCCGAGGGGGGTTCGGTGAGTCTGTACATGGCGCACGGAGGCACCAACTTCGGCCTCTGGTCGGGCGCCAATCATGACGGCGAGCGGATCCAGCCGACCGTCACCAGCTACGACTCGGACGCCCCGATCGCCGAACACGGGGCCCTCACCCCGAAGTTCTTCGCGGTGCGGGAGCGGCTGGCCGCCGTCGACCCCACCGTGGCGGACCGGCCCGTTCCCGCGGACCCGCCCCTGCTGGAGCCGCGCTCCCTGGAGCTGACCCGGCGTGCGGCCCTGCTGGAGGCACTGCGCGCCACCGCCGAGCCGGTACGCGCACCGGTACCGCTGAGCTTCGGCGAGCTGGGGCAGGCCGCGGGACTGGTGCTGTACGCGGCCGAACCGCTCCTCCCCCCGGGGCCCGTCGGCCTGTCCGTGCGGGACCTGCACGATCGTGCCCAGCTGTTCGTCGACGGTGAACCCGTGGCCGTGCTGGACGGCGACAGCTCCTCGGTCACCGTCCGCGGCGCCGGACGACGCGTCCGGCTGGAACTGCTGGTGGAGAACCAGGGCCGGATCAACTACGGCCCGCTGCTCGGCCAGGGGAAGGGCATCCTCGGCGGCGTGCTCGTGGACCGCCGGCAGGTGCACAACTGGAGCATGTACCGGCTGCCGCTGGACGAGTGGACCCGGCAGGACGTCTCCCGGGCCGCCTCGGCCGCGGCACCCGGGGGGCGGGCGGGCTTCGCCGACGCCCGGCTGGAGGTGGCCGAGCCCGCGGACACCTTCGTCGCCCTGCCCGGCTTCGGCAAGGGGTTCCTGTGGGTCAACGGAACCCTGCTGGGCCGCTACTGGGAGATCGGCCCGCAGCGGACGCTCTACCTCCCCCGGCCGCTGCTGCACGCCGGCGAGAACGTCCTCACCGTGCTGGAGACCGAGCGCTTCGGCGACCGCGTCGTCCTGCGCGACCGTCCCGACCTCGGCCCGCCGCAGGAGTACGTCGAGACCTTCGACTGA
- a CDS encoding carbohydrate ABC transporter permease, whose translation MSATTTKPPMIRSRRDASVPSRVTVTALLALSAFYFLLPLWWLLVSATKPFGEQFSGTGLWFDGFGLFDNVARLGSHDGGIFWRWMLNSVLYCGIGALLGTAFSALAGYALAKYRFPGRGLLFGVVLAAVLIPKVLFTLPLYLMFSGVGLMDNPLAVLLPSMVSPFGVYLCRVFAAQSVPDEVLEAGRIDGAGEFRIFRSLSVRMMLPALVTVLLFQFVEIWNNYLLPSMVLGDDRLQPVTVGLVGWNASHVAVPPALVVVGSLVSLVPLLLAFLSLQRFWRAGMTAGAVK comes from the coding sequence ATGAGCGCGACCACCACGAAACCGCCCATGATCCGCTCGCGGCGCGACGCGAGCGTGCCGAGCCGGGTCACGGTCACGGCACTGCTGGCCCTGTCGGCCTTCTACTTCCTGCTTCCCCTGTGGTGGCTGCTCGTGTCCGCCACGAAGCCGTTCGGCGAGCAGTTCTCCGGCACCGGCCTGTGGTTCGACGGCTTCGGCCTCTTCGACAACGTCGCGCGGCTCGGCAGCCATGACGGCGGCATCTTCTGGCGCTGGATGCTCAACAGCGTGCTGTACTGCGGCATCGGAGCGCTGCTGGGCACGGCCTTCTCGGCGCTGGCCGGCTACGCCCTGGCCAAGTACCGCTTCCCGGGCCGCGGGCTGCTGTTCGGGGTGGTGCTGGCGGCGGTGCTCATCCCGAAGGTGCTGTTCACCCTGCCGCTGTACCTGATGTTCTCCGGCGTGGGCCTGATGGACAACCCGCTGGCCGTGCTGCTGCCGAGCATGGTCAGCCCGTTCGGTGTCTACCTCTGCCGGGTGTTCGCCGCGCAGAGCGTGCCGGACGAGGTGCTGGAAGCCGGCCGGATCGACGGAGCGGGCGAGTTCCGCATCTTCCGCTCCCTCTCGGTGCGGATGATGCTGCCCGCTCTGGTGACCGTCCTGCTGTTCCAGTTCGTGGAGATCTGGAACAACTACCTGCTGCCCTCGATGGTCCTCGGCGACGACCGGCTGCAGCCCGTCACGGTGGGCCTGGTCGGCTGGAACGCCAGCCATGTCGCGGTACCGCCCGCGCTCGTCGTCGTGGGCTCGCTCGTGTCCCTCGTCCCCCTCCTGCTCGCCTTCCTCTCGCTGCAGCGGTTCTGGCGCGCGGGCATGACCGCGGGAGCCGTGAAATGA
- a CDS encoding sugar ABC transporter permease, whose amino-acid sequence MSNAAAPADTRSSRRSTGGPPPADGARPVPGGPRRSRSGALRPLLFCAPFIVLFLGMYVAPIVYAVVKSLYTVQRSGLGLTAPTEEFDPLGNYLRVFDDGAFLSSLGRVALFGVVQVPLMLGAALVLALLIDSRSARGKGFFRLSSFLPYAVPGVSAALIWSFMYSPQSSPINRMLEPAGVSIPFFDGDLVLWSVANIVTWSWTGYNMIIIYAALQSIPAEVLEAARMDGASAVRIAWSIKVPAVRGALVLTAVFSIIGSAQLYNEPVVLQPVSDGAVSSTFTPIMSAQSAIAAGNYPYAAAQSVLLAVLVGVVSFVFFTFTARGEQE is encoded by the coding sequence GTGAGCAACGCCGCCGCTCCGGCGGACACCCGAAGCAGCAGACGCTCCACCGGCGGGCCGCCGCCCGCCGACGGTGCCCGCCCCGTCCCCGGGGGCCCGCGGAGGAGCCGGTCGGGGGCGCTGAGGCCCCTGCTGTTCTGCGCCCCGTTCATCGTCCTGTTCCTCGGCATGTACGTCGCGCCGATCGTCTACGCCGTGGTCAAGAGCCTGTACACCGTCCAGCGGTCGGGACTCGGCCTGACGGCGCCGACCGAGGAGTTCGACCCGCTCGGGAACTACCTGCGGGTGTTCGACGACGGCGCGTTCCTCTCCTCCCTCGGCCGGGTCGCGCTGTTCGGTGTGGTCCAGGTCCCCCTGATGCTGGGCGCGGCTCTCGTCCTCGCCCTGCTGATCGACTCCCGGTCCGCGCGCGGCAAGGGCTTCTTCCGCCTCTCCAGCTTCCTCCCCTACGCGGTCCCCGGGGTGAGCGCCGCGCTGATCTGGTCGTTCATGTACTCACCGCAGTCGAGCCCGATCAACCGGATGCTGGAGCCGGCCGGCGTCAGCATCCCGTTCTTCGACGGTGATCTGGTGCTGTGGTCGGTGGCGAACATCGTCACCTGGAGCTGGACCGGCTACAACATGATCATCATCTACGCGGCGTTGCAGTCGATTCCCGCGGAGGTGCTGGAGGCCGCCAGGATGGACGGCGCCTCGGCCGTGCGCATCGCCTGGAGCATCAAGGTGCCGGCGGTGCGCGGCGCGCTCGTGCTCACCGCCGTCTTCTCGATCATCGGCTCGGCCCAGCTCTACAACGAGCCGGTGGTGCTCCAGCCCGTCTCCGACGGTGCGGTCTCCTCCACGTTCACCCCGATCATGTCCGCGCAGAGCGCGATCGCCGCCGGCAACTACCCGTACGCGGCCGCCCAGTCCGTCCTCCTCGCCGTGCTGGTGGGTGTCGTGTCGTTCGTCTTCTTCACGTTCACGGCCCGGGGGGAGCAGGAATGA
- a CDS encoding sugar ABC transporter substrate-binding protein → MKRSITRSAGIIGTLTLALTATACGGSDSDPASSSGKASITFWGWAPGYEDAVEAFNRSHPDIKVTYQSVQPGAKGGYQKMLNAVTAGNAPCLAQVGYETLPSFAAQGALLDVAEHASGAEGDFQEAAWKSVTLGDQVYGAPVDTGPMVMFYNKEVFDSLDLAPPATWAEYEEAARKIHASGPERYITSPYMDYDYAGLAWQADAGWFGIKDDAWQVTMASKANRKVADYWQGLVDEGLVSNAPMYDQAWYTGLGDGDIATVVGAVWQAGVIKGGAAKGAGKWAVAPMPQWTEGDDQVGNAGGSATAVLAGCDAPEAAWTFAHWLSTDRKAFGDLVDKAALYPAAKDLLDLPQLSGADEYFGGQKIYDVVAEAAPRVNSSWTWGPMMTRTSADLNDGLGKAWAGKGTLAGALRTAQQATVSEMEKQGMEVAG, encoded by the coding sequence ATGAAGAGATCAATCACCCGGTCCGCCGGAATCATCGGCACCCTGACCCTGGCCCTGACGGCCACCGCATGCGGCGGATCGGACTCGGACCCGGCCTCCTCGTCCGGCAAGGCATCGATAACATTCTGGGGCTGGGCCCCGGGTTACGAGGACGCGGTCGAGGCGTTCAACCGGAGTCACCCGGACATCAAGGTCACGTACCAGTCGGTGCAGCCGGGAGCCAAGGGCGGCTACCAGAAGATGCTGAACGCCGTCACGGCGGGCAACGCCCCCTGCCTGGCCCAGGTCGGTTACGAGACGCTTCCCAGTTTCGCCGCCCAGGGGGCCCTGCTGGACGTCGCCGAGCACGCCTCCGGGGCCGAGGGCGACTTCCAGGAAGCGGCCTGGAAGTCGGTGACCCTCGGCGACCAGGTCTACGGAGCGCCCGTGGACACCGGACCGATGGTGATGTTCTACAACAAGGAGGTCTTCGACTCGCTCGACCTCGCGCCGCCGGCCACGTGGGCCGAGTACGAGGAGGCGGCCAGGAAGATCCACGCCTCCGGTCCCGAGCGGTACATCACGTCGCCGTACATGGACTACGACTACGCGGGCCTCGCCTGGCAGGCGGACGCCGGCTGGTTCGGGATCAAGGACGACGCCTGGCAGGTGACCATGGCCTCGAAGGCCAACCGGAAGGTCGCCGACTACTGGCAGGGGCTGGTGGACGAGGGCCTGGTCAGCAACGCCCCGATGTACGACCAGGCCTGGTACACCGGTCTCGGCGACGGTGACATCGCCACCGTCGTGGGCGCGGTGTGGCAGGCCGGCGTCATCAAGGGCGGCGCGGCGAAGGGGGCCGGCAAGTGGGCGGTGGCCCCCATGCCGCAGTGGACCGAGGGGGACGACCAGGTCGGCAACGCCGGGGGTTCCGCCACCGCCGTCCTCGCCGGCTGCGACGCGCCGGAGGCGGCCTGGACGTTCGCGCACTGGCTCAGCACCGACCGGAAGGCGTTCGGTGACCTCGTCGACAAGGCCGCGCTCTACCCGGCGGCCAAGGACCTGCTCGACCTCCCCCAGCTGAGCGGGGCGGACGAGTACTTCGGCGGACAGAAGATCTACGACGTCGTCGCCGAGGCGGCCCCGCGCGTCAACTCCTCCTGGACCTGGGGCCCGATGATGACCAGGACCTCGGCCGACCTCAACGACGGTCTCGGCAAGGCGTGGGCGGGCAAGGGCACGCTCGCCGGAGCCCTGAGGACCGCGCAGCAGGCGACGGTGAGCGAGATGGAGAAGCAGGGCATGGAGGTCGCCGGGTGA
- a CDS encoding LacI family DNA-binding transcriptional regulator: protein MVKQSADAKRPPGMADVARAAGVSAQTVSRVLSGHPNVQEHTRAKVMAAVEELGYRRNNAARVLSSGRSRTIGVVTLRTHYYSGGLVTSGIENAARAAGYTVNAVTTSSLDTSAIEDALSRLADQDVEGVVLAVPLIHTSRRIEQLTESVPTVTIDGSRTSATEVVAVDQALAARLATQHLLDLGHDSVWHVTGPEEWLEAASRRDGWRDTLEEAGRPVPPALEGDWSPASGYRNGLVLGRIPDVTAVFVASDEMAFGVIKALHETGRRVPEDISVVGVDNIELAEYSWPPLTTVAQPFAEMGALAVTHLLRAIAAPGALSEPKSVEPRLVVRSSTAPPRDSGGAR from the coding sequence ATGGTGAAGCAGAGTGCCGACGCGAAGCGGCCACCCGGGATGGCGGACGTGGCGCGAGCCGCCGGAGTGTCCGCGCAGACGGTGTCCCGAGTGCTCTCGGGCCATCCGAACGTCCAGGAGCACACGCGTGCCAAGGTCATGGCCGCCGTGGAGGAGCTGGGGTACCGGCGCAACAACGCCGCCCGGGTGCTGTCCTCGGGCCGCAGCCGCACCATCGGCGTGGTGACGCTGCGCACCCACTACTACTCGGGCGGGCTCGTCACCTCGGGCATCGAGAACGCGGCCAGGGCGGCCGGGTACACCGTCAACGCCGTCACGACCTCCTCGCTCGACACGTCCGCCATCGAGGACGCGCTGTCCCGGCTGGCCGACCAGGACGTCGAGGGCGTCGTCCTGGCCGTGCCGCTCATCCACACCAGCCGCCGGATCGAGCAGCTGACCGAGTCGGTCCCCACCGTCACGATCGACGGGTCCCGCACCTCCGCGACCGAGGTGGTGGCCGTCGACCAGGCGCTCGCCGCGCGTCTGGCCACACAGCACCTGCTCGACCTCGGGCACGACTCGGTGTGGCACGTGACCGGTCCCGAGGAGTGGCTGGAGGCCGCCAGCAGGCGTGACGGCTGGCGCGACACCCTCGAGGAGGCCGGCCGCCCCGTGCCTCCCGCGCTGGAAGGCGACTGGTCTCCCGCGTCCGGGTACCGCAACGGTCTCGTTCTGGGGCGCATCCCCGACGTGACCGCCGTCTTCGTCGCCAGCGACGAAATGGCCTTCGGAGTGATCAAGGCGCTGCACGAGACGGGCCGGCGGGTCCCCGAGGACATCTCGGTGGTGGGCGTGGACAACATCGAACTCGCCGAGTACAGCTGGCCGCCGCTCACCACCGTGGCGCAGCCGTTCGCGGAGATGGGGGCGCTGGCGGTGACACACCTGCTGCGGGCCATCGCGGCTCCGGGCGCCCTGTCGGAACCGAAGTCGGTGGAGCCGCGCCTCGTCGTCCGGTCGAGCACCGCGCCGCCCCGCGACTCCGGCGGCGCCCGCTGA